The Methanocaldococcus jannaschii DSM 2661 genome has a segment encoding these proteins:
- a CDS encoding methyltransferase: MLLKSPDKSPEKILKLFDEVYSKARIFYLLRTAIDLNLFEYLSSFKTAKELAEILDADLILMEYMLKILNELDLIESKVVSERIYYKNAEITNIYLKKDSNYSIINPIYSYFENIKNWENLADILKNKSNCSNMDVDNFFPKVVRRMADECKCWELQKVLNYMAKYEEFKNAKKLLDLAGGHGLYAIGFSMLNRNLKCYVFDLPNVIEETKKFIKKYNAKNVFTITGDFYKDDIGKGYDIIFCSYNPGGKNPKIAEKVYNALNEGGLFINKQFFPDKEEGIEDYINNMEWNFSKPEGLKKGKIRYTFEGDLNLNDYLKYLEDLGFKILEVVDMSELLGLDENSSSFRKSANPSDSLRFKDNSPAKMIVAKKL; this comes from the coding sequence ATGCTTTTAAAATCTCCAGATAAAAGCCCAGAGAAGATATTGAAGCTTTTTGATGAAGTTTATTCAAAAGCAAGGATTTTTTATTTGTTGAGGACAGCTATTGATTTAAATTTATTTGAGTATTTAAGCAGTTTTAAAACTGCTAAGGAATTGGCAGAGATTTTAGACGCTGATTTGATTTTAATGGAGTATATGCTAAAAATCCTTAATGAATTAGATTTAATTGAGAGTAAAGTTGTAAGTGAAAGAATTTATTACAAAAATGCTGAAATAACCAACATCTATCTGAAAAAGGATTCAAATTATAGCATAATCAATCCAATATACAGCTATTTTGAGAATATTAAAAATTGGGAAAATTTAGCTGATATTTTAAAAAATAAATCCAACTGCTCAAATATGGATGTTGATAACTTTTTTCCAAAGGTTGTTAGGAGAATGGCAGATGAATGCAAGTGCTGGGAGTTGCAGAAGGTTTTAAATTACATGGCAAAATATGAGGAGTTTAAAAACGCCAAAAAACTTCTTGATTTGGCTGGAGGACATGGATTGTATGCAATTGGATTTAGCATGTTAAACAGAAATTTAAAGTGCTATGTCTTTGATTTACCAAATGTTATTGAAGAAACCAAAAAATTTATCAAAAAATACAATGCAAAAAACGTCTTCACAATTACTGGAGATTTTTATAAGGATGATATCGGAAAGGGCTACGATATAATATTCTGCTCATATAATCCAGGTGGAAAAAATCCAAAGATTGCAGAGAAGGTTTATAATGCCTTAAATGAAGGAGGTTTATTTATAAATAAGCAATTCTTTCCAGATAAGGAAGAGGGTATTGAAGACTATATAAACAACATGGAATGGAACTTCTCTAAACCAGAAGGGCTTAAGAAGGGTAAAATAAGATACACATTTGAAGGAGATTTAAATCTCAATGATTATTTAAAATACTTAGAAGATTTAGGTTTTAAAATCTTGGAAGTTGTTGATATGTCAGAACTTTTAGGACTTGACGAAAACTCTTCGAGTTTTCGTAAGTCAGCGAATCCTTCGGATTCGCTTCGATTTAAAGATAATTCACCAGCAAAGATGATTGTTGCTAAAAAGCTTTAA
- a CDS encoding AAA family ATPase: MHKLEKIREELNSYFLERREEIDIALTSILANEHTVFLGNPGVAKSQLIRAIASHINANYFEKLITRFTTEDELFGPLSIKELKDNDRFVRKTSGYLPTAEIAFLDEVFKANSSILNALLSIINERIYHNGDKIEKVPLISLFGASNELPEENELLAFYDRFLFRKVVRGIRSCENLVKLIKLDEEYKPKTTISIKELRKMQEKANEVDIENIIGYLVDIKKKLSQNHIYISDRRFKKSVKAIKCFAYLNGRREAEIEDLEILRHIFWDDIDDILIVSKVIFDITNKYAEQVLDKAEIIKNLKNELKYIDIKKIGECKKDYNKLIEILCKMAYIRLELKKIRNEAIINKRKTDFIDEVIKETDEFNNYIEGILNEL, encoded by the coding sequence ATGCACAAACTTGAAAAGATTAGGGAGGAGTTAAACTCATATTTCTTAGAAAGAAGGGAGGAGATTGATATAGCCTTAACTTCTATCTTAGCAAATGAGCATACTGTATTCTTAGGAAATCCTGGAGTTGCAAAATCACAATTAATTAGGGCTATAGCTTCCCATATAAACGCCAACTACTTTGAAAAACTTATAACAAGATTCACAACCGAAGATGAGTTATTCGGCCCTTTAAGCATTAAAGAGTTAAAGGATAATGACAGATTCGTTAGAAAAACATCTGGTTATCTACCAACTGCAGAAATAGCATTCTTAGATGAAGTTTTTAAGGCTAACAGTTCAATATTAAACGCTTTATTATCAATAATCAATGAAAGAATTTACCACAATGGAGATAAGATTGAGAAAGTGCCTTTAATTAGTTTGTTTGGTGCATCAAATGAATTGCCAGAGGAGAATGAGTTGTTGGCATTCTATGATAGATTTTTATTTAGGAAAGTGGTTAGAGGGATAAGAAGCTGTGAGAATTTAGTAAAGCTCATTAAATTAGATGAAGAGTATAAACCAAAAACTACCATATCAATAAAAGAACTTAGAAAGATGCAAGAAAAAGCTAATGAAGTTGATATAGAGAATATCATTGGATATTTGGTAGATATAAAGAAGAAATTATCCCAAAACCACATCTATATTTCAGATAGGAGATTTAAAAAGTCAGTTAAAGCTATTAAGTGCTTCGCCTATCTAAATGGTAGAAGAGAGGCAGAAATTGAAGATTTAGAGATATTGAGACATATATTTTGGGATGATATAGATGATATCTTAATTGTTTCAAAGGTAATATTTGATATAACAAACAAATATGCTGAGCAAGTGCTGGATAAGGCAGAAATTATTAAAAATCTCAAAAATGAACTTAAGTACATAGATATTAAGAAAATTGGAGAGTGTAAAAAAGATTATAACAAGTTAATTGAAATTCTCTGTAAGATGGCATATATAAGATTAGAATTGAAAAAAATAAGGAATGAAGCTATAATAAACAAAAGAAAAACTGACTTTATTGATGAGGTAATTAAAGAGACGGATGAATTTAATAATTATATTGAAGGGATTTTAAATGAACTGTGA
- a CDS encoding ATP-binding protein, with product MKISICGKGGCGKSSITTLLAKEFAKKGHNVLVIDGDESNLSLHKLLGMDLPKDFIEYLGGRKEFMKKLREKMDGKEVELFEGEISIDSLPKEYLVEKDNIKLLAIGKIHDFGEGCACPMGALLREFLKSLKLKDKEVVIVDTEAGIEHFGRGVEGGCDVIIAIIDPTYESIRLSKKIEEIGEKLGKKVYFIVNKVDDETKDLILENVNKDKVIAVIPNNKEIMKCGLMGEELNAELSEIKDVVEILTK from the coding sequence ATGAAAATCTCTATCTGTGGAAAGGGAGGCTGTGGAAAAAGCTCTATAACAACTTTATTGGCAAAGGAGTTTGCTAAAAAAGGACATAATGTCTTGGTTATTGATGGAGACGAATCTAATCTAAGTTTGCATAAATTGCTTGGTATGGATTTGCCAAAGGACTTTATAGAGTATCTTGGAGGACGAAAGGAGTTCATGAAGAAGTTGAGAGAAAAAATGGATGGTAAAGAAGTTGAGTTATTTGAGGGAGAGATATCTATAGATTCTTTACCAAAAGAGTATTTAGTAGAGAAAGATAATATCAAACTTTTAGCAATTGGAAAAATCCATGATTTTGGAGAAGGTTGTGCATGTCCAATGGGTGCTTTGTTAAGAGAGTTTTTAAAATCTTTAAAGTTGAAGGATAAAGAGGTTGTTATCGTTGACACTGAAGCTGGAATAGAGCATTTTGGTAGAGGGGTTGAGGGAGGATGTGATGTTATTATTGCAATTATAGACCCAACCTATGAATCAATAAGATTATCTAAGAAGATAGAGGAAATTGGAGAGAAATTGGGTAAGAAGGTTTATTTCATAGTTAATAAGGTAGATGATGAGACAAAAGATTTAATTCTTGAAAATGTCAATAAAGATAAGGTTATTGCAGTTATTCCAAACAATAAGGAGATTATGAAATGTGGATTAATGGGAGAGGAGTTAAATGCTGAATTATCTGAAATTAAAGATGTTGTAGAGATTTTAACTAAATAA
- the mcrA gene encoding coenzyme-B sulfoethylthiotransferase subunit alpha, with protein MDVEKKLFLKALKEKFEEDPKEKYTKFYIFGGWRQSARKREFVEFAQKLIEKRGGIPFYNPDIGVPLGQRKLMTYKISGTDAFVEGDDLHFCNNAAIQQLVDDIKRTVIVGMDTAHAVLEKRLGVEVTPETINEYMETINHALPGGAVVQEHMVEVHPGLVWDCYAKIFTGNDELADEIDKRFLIDINKEFPEEQAEQIKKYIGNRTYQVSRVPTIVVRCCDGGTVSRWSAMQIGMSFITAYKLCAGEAAIADFSYAAKHADVIQMGMILPARRARGPNEPGGVPFGIFADIIQTSRVSDDPAQVTLEVIGAAATFYDQVWLGSYMSGGVGFTQYASATYTDDILDDFVYYGMDYVEKKYGLCGVKPSMEVVKDIATEVTLYGLEQYDEYPALLEDHFGGSQRAGVTAAAAGCSVAFATGNSNAGINGWYLSQILHKEYHSRLGFYGYDLQDQCGAANSLSIRSDEGLLHECRGPNYPNYAMNVGHQPEYAGIAQAPHAARGDAFCLNPIIKVAFADDNLIFDFKWPRKCIAKGALREFEPAGERDLIIPAA; from the coding sequence ATGGATGTTGAGAAAAAACTCTTCCTAAAGGCTTTAAAAGAAAAGTTTGAAGAAGACCCAAAAGAAAAATACACCAAATTTTATATATTTGGAGGATGGAGACAGTCAGCAAGAAAAAGAGAGTTTGTTGAATTTGCTCAAAAATTAATTGAAAAGAGAGGAGGAATTCCATTCTACAACCCAGACATTGGGGTTCCATTAGGGCAGAGAAAGTTAATGACCTACAAAATATCAGGAACTGATGCATTTGTTGAAGGGGATGATTTACACTTCTGTAATAACGCAGCAATACAGCAATTGGTTGATGATATTAAGAGAACTGTTATTGTAGGGATGGATACAGCTCACGCTGTCTTAGAGAAGAGATTAGGGGTAGAGGTTACACCAGAAACAATTAACGAATACATGGAAACAATTAACCACGCTTTACCAGGTGGAGCTGTTGTCCAAGAGCACATGGTTGAAGTCCATCCAGGTTTAGTTTGGGACTGTTACGCTAAGATATTCACAGGAAATGATGAATTAGCTGATGAAATTGACAAGAGATTTTTAATAGACATAAATAAAGAATTCCCAGAAGAACAAGCAGAGCAAATTAAGAAATATATTGGAAATAGGACTTACCAAGTAAGTAGGGTTCCTACAATAGTTGTTAGATGCTGTGATGGAGGGACTGTTTCAAGATGGAGTGCTATGCAAATAGGGATGAGTTTCATTACTGCCTATAAGTTATGTGCTGGAGAAGCTGCTATCGCTGACTTCTCATACGCTGCAAAGCACGCTGATGTCATTCAAATGGGTATGATACTGCCAGCAAGAAGAGCAAGAGGGCCTAATGAACCAGGAGGGGTGCCATTTGGAATATTCGCTGACATAATACAGACTTCAAGAGTTTCAGATGACCCGGCACAGGTAACATTGGAGGTTATTGGTGCAGCAGCTACCTTTTATGACCAAGTTTGGTTAGGAAGCTATATGTCTGGAGGAGTAGGATTTACACAGTATGCGTCAGCAACATACACAGATGACATCTTAGATGATTTTGTTTATTATGGAATGGACTATGTTGAGAAGAAGTATGGATTATGTGGAGTTAAGCCAAGCATGGAGGTTGTTAAAGATATAGCAACTGAAGTTACATTATATGGATTAGAGCAGTATGATGAGTATCCAGCTTTATTAGAAGACCACTTTGGTGGGTCACAAAGAGCGGGGGTTACAGCGGCAGCAGCAGGATGTTCAGTAGCATTTGCAACAGGAAACTCAAATGCTGGAATTAATGGATGGTATCTAAGCCAGATATTACATAAGGAGTATCACAGCAGATTAGGATTCTATGGTTATGACTTACAAGACCAGTGTGGAGCAGCTAACTCACTATCAATCAGAAGTGATGAAGGTTTATTGCATGAATGTAGAGGACCAAATTATCCAAACTACGCAATGAACGTTGGACATCAGCCAGAGTATGCTGGAATTGCCCAAGCTCCCCATGCGGCAAGGGGAGATGCATTTTGCTTAAACCCAATAATTAAGGTAGCGTTTGCTGACGACAACTTGATATTTGACTTCAAGTGGCCAAGAAAATGTATAGCTAAAGGGGCTCTAAGAGAGTTTGAGCCAGCTGGAGAGAGAGATTTAATCATTCCAGCAGCATAA
- a CDS encoding ABC transporter ATP-binding protein, whose translation MILSVDGVEFAYKSRQILNNIKFEVKRGEVVSILGVNGAGKSTLLKCINKILKPKRGTILIDNFDIKNLDNLELAKKVGYVPQRAEGNYMTVFDAVLLGRKPHIKWEVSDRDIEITHKVLKLLNLEDYALRYTNELSGGELQKVIIARALVQEPQILLLDEPTNNLDLKNQLEVMKIIMDISKSQNIASIVVMHDLNLALRYSDKFIMLKDGVIYAEGGREVINPENIKAVYGVDAYIENVRGIPVVVPIG comes from the coding sequence ATGATTCTCTCTGTTGATGGAGTTGAATTTGCATATAAAAGTAGGCAAATACTAAACAACATAAAATTTGAGGTTAAAAGAGGAGAGGTTGTTTCTATTTTAGGAGTTAATGGAGCTGGGAAATCTACCTTATTAAAATGTATAAATAAAATCTTAAAGCCAAAGAGAGGGACAATATTGATTGATAATTTTGATATAAAGAATTTAGATAATCTTGAATTAGCTAAGAAAGTTGGTTATGTTCCACAGAGAGCTGAAGGAAATTACATGACTGTATTTGATGCTGTTTTGTTGGGAAGGAAGCCACATATAAAATGGGAAGTCTCTGATAGAGATATAGAGATAACTCACAAGGTTTTAAAGCTTTTAAACTTAGAGGATTATGCTCTAAGATATACGAATGAGTTGAGTGGTGGAGAACTGCAAAAGGTAATAATAGCAAGGGCTTTAGTGCAAGAGCCTCAAATATTACTTTTAGATGAGCCAACAAACAACTTAGATTTAAAGAATCAGTTGGAGGTTATGAAAATCATTATGGATATATCAAAATCTCAAAACATAGCCTCAATTGTAGTTATGCATGATTTAAATTTGGCTTTAAGATACTCCGATAAATTTATAATGCTAAAGGATGGAGTTATATATGCTGAAGGAGGGAGAGAAGTTATAAATCCAGAGAATATTAAAGCAGTTTATGGAGTCGATGCTTATATTGAAAATGTTAGAGGGATTCCTGTAGTTGTTCCAATAGGATAA
- a CDS encoding iron ABC transporter substrate-binding protein, whose amino-acid sequence MLKKLIGLLTILIIAVGFCGCMEQNIEKQTPTASEAPNTIKVVDLYGREVEVPKEVNRIVCCGPGCLRLIVYLNATDKVVGVEDTEKKWTPWTRPYRIAHPELANLPTIGQGGPCPKPNPEAIIQVKPDVIFVTYMPKDEVDALQQKTGIPVVVLSYGQLATFNNEDLFKSLELAGKILGKEERAKEVIEFIKNCQNDLNERTKDIPDDKKPSVYVGGIGYKGLHGIDSTECKYPPFVAVNAKNVADELGKEGHVFVTKEQILKWNPDIIFIDEGGLKLVVEDYKRNKEFYNSLKAFKNGDVYGLLPYNFYTTNIGTALADAYYIGKVVYPDRFKDIDPEQKADEIFTFLVGKPVYKEMKEKLGGFKKLEFSS is encoded by the coding sequence ATGTTAAAGAAATTAATAGGTTTATTAACAATTCTAATTATTGCCGTAGGGTTTTGTGGATGTATGGAGCAGAATATAGAAAAACAAACTCCAACTGCAAGTGAAGCTCCTAACACCATAAAAGTTGTTGATTTGTATGGTAGAGAGGTTGAAGTGCCTAAAGAAGTTAATAGGATTGTATGCTGTGGTCCAGGATGTTTAAGACTTATTGTCTATCTAAACGCAACGGATAAGGTTGTTGGAGTTGAAGATACTGAGAAGAAATGGACTCCATGGACAAGACCTTATAGAATTGCACATCCAGAGCTTGCTAACTTACCAACAATAGGGCAAGGAGGGCCTTGTCCAAAACCAAACCCAGAGGCTATAATTCAGGTCAAACCAGATGTAATATTTGTTACATACATGCCAAAGGATGAAGTTGATGCATTACAGCAAAAAACTGGTATTCCAGTAGTTGTTTTAAGCTATGGGCAGTTGGCAACATTCAACAACGAAGATTTATTTAAATCATTAGAGCTTGCAGGAAAAATATTGGGCAAAGAAGAGAGAGCTAAGGAGGTTATTGAATTTATAAAGAACTGCCAAAATGATTTAAATGAGAGAACAAAAGATATTCCAGACGATAAGAAGCCAAGTGTCTATGTTGGAGGTATTGGATACAAAGGACTGCATGGAATTGACAGCACTGAGTGCAAATATCCACCATTTGTTGCTGTTAATGCAAAGAACGTTGCAGATGAGTTGGGTAAAGAGGGGCATGTATTTGTTACTAAGGAGCAAATTCTAAAATGGAATCCAGATATAATATTCATTGATGAAGGAGGATTGAAGTTAGTTGTTGAAGACTATAAGAGAAATAAAGAATTTTACAACTCATTAAAGGCATTTAAGAATGGAGATGTTTATGGTTTATTGCCATATAACTTCTACACAACAAATATAGGAACAGCTCTTGCTGATGCTTATTATATAGGAAAAGTAGTTTATCCAGATAGATTTAAAGATATAGACCCAGAACAAAAAGCAGATGAGATATTTACCTTCTTGGTTGGAAAGCCAGTTTATAAAGAGATGAAAGAGAAATTGGGAGGATTTAAGAAATTAGAGTTTAGCAGCTAA
- the mcrG gene encoding coenzyme-B sulfoethylthiotransferase subunit gamma, which produces MAYKPQFYPGNTLIAENRRKHMNPEVELKKLRDIPDDEIVKILGHRNPGESYKTVHPPLEEMDFEEDPIKDIVEPIQGAKEGVRVRYIQFADSMYNAPAQPYDRARTYMWRFRGIDTGTLSGRQVIEMRELDLEKISKNFLIDTEFFDPATCGIRGATVHGHSLRLDENGLMFDGLQRYIYDEKTGHVLYVKDQVGRPLDEPVDVGEPLPHDYLAKITTIYRKDNIGMREDKEALEVVQIIHEARTKGGFGLEVFKKDLKKRLGEE; this is translated from the coding sequence ATGGCATACAAACCACAATTTTATCCTGGAAATACTTTAATTGCTGAGAATAGAAGAAAGCACATGAATCCAGAGGTTGAGTTAAAAAAGCTGAGAGACATTCCAGATGATGAGATAGTCAAAATATTGGGGCATAGAAACCCTGGAGAAAGTTATAAGACGGTTCATCCACCATTGGAAGAGATGGATTTTGAAGAAGACCCAATTAAAGATATTGTTGAGCCGATTCAGGGGGCTAAAGAAGGAGTTAGAGTTAGATACATCCAGTTCGCTGATTCGATGTATAACGCTCCAGCTCAGCCTTACGATAGGGCAAGAACATACATGTGGAGATTTAGAGGGATTGATACAGGAACACTATCAGGAAGGCAAGTTATTGAGATGAGAGAGCTTGACTTAGAAAAAATCTCCAAGAATTTCTTAATTGACACAGAGTTCTTCGACCCGGCAACTTGTGGAATTAGAGGAGCTACTGTCCACGGGCACTCATTAAGATTGGATGAAAACGGTTTGATGTTCGATGGTTTGCAGAGATACATCTATGATGAAAAGACAGGACACGTTTTGTATGTTAAAGACCAGGTTGGAAGACCATTGGATGAGCCAGTAGATGTTGGAGAGCCATTACCACACGATTATTTGGCAAAAATAACAACAATTTACAGAAAGGATAACATCGGAATGAGAGAAGATAAAGAAGCTTTAGAAGTTGTTCAAATAATCCATGAGGCAAGAACAAAAGGAGGATTTGGTTTAGAAGTATTTAAAAAAGATTTGAAAAAGAGATTAGGTGAAGAATAA
- a CDS encoding FecCD family ABC transporter permease: MDIPQKYKLYTKKKIIFGIILLITLFLSSIYALCVGDYKLTVNQVVNALMGYGKDDINLVIWNIRLPRIFAAIISGMSLAVAGAVMQCILRNPLASPFTMGISHGAMFGACFAIIMFGFGGAESTGRIFINNPYMITIFAFLGALIGVVVILLLAKLRGLTPEAMILAGVAMSSLFTAGTMLIQYFADDLQLAAMVYWTFGDLGRAIWTEIYIMAAVMIPSLIYFMYKRWDYNALEAGEETAKSLGVNTERTRLIGMLVASLLTSVNVAFLGIIGFVGLICPHIVRICIGGDYRFLIPISALFGAVLLLIADTFARTIIAPIVLPVGILTSFLGAPMFLYLLLKMYKRV; encoded by the coding sequence ATGGACATCCCACAGAAATATAAGTTATATACAAAAAAGAAGATAATTTTTGGGATTATTTTACTTATAACTTTATTTTTAAGCTCAATTTATGCCTTATGCGTAGGAGACTATAAATTAACTGTTAATCAGGTTGTAAATGCCTTAATGGGTTATGGAAAAGATGATATAAACTTAGTTATTTGGAATATCAGACTGCCAAGGATATTTGCCGCAATAATATCTGGAATGTCTTTAGCTGTAGCTGGGGCAGTTATGCAGTGCATTTTAAGAAACCCATTGGCAAGCCCATTTACGATGGGAATTTCACATGGAGCAATGTTTGGTGCATGTTTTGCCATAATCATGTTTGGTTTTGGAGGGGCTGAGAGCACTGGAAGAATATTTATAAACAACCCATACATGATAACAATCTTTGCATTCTTAGGGGCTTTGATTGGTGTTGTTGTAATCTTATTACTTGCTAAGTTGAGGGGATTAACTCCAGAGGCCATGATTTTAGCTGGAGTTGCTATGAGCTCTCTATTTACAGCTGGAACTATGCTCATCCAATACTTTGCAGATGATTTGCAGTTGGCGGCAATGGTTTATTGGACTTTTGGAGACTTGGGAAGAGCTATATGGACAGAGATTTATATCATGGCTGCAGTTATGATTCCCTCTTTAATATATTTCATGTATAAAAGGTGGGATTACAATGCCTTAGAGGCTGGAGAAGAGACAGCTAAATCCTTAGGAGTTAATACAGAGAGGACAAGATTGATTGGCATGCTTGTAGCTTCATTATTAACATCAGTAAATGTAGCATTCTTGGGAATAATTGGATTTGTTGGTTTAATCTGCCCACATATAGTTAGGATTTGCATTGGAGGAGATTACAGGTTTTTAATTCCAATCTCTGCATTGTTTGGGGCTGTTTTATTGCTTATTGCTGATACGTTTGCAAGGACAATAATTGCTCCGATAGTGTTGCCAGTTGGGATTTTAACATCTTTCTTAGGAGCTCCGATGTTTCTTTACTTGCTGTTAAAGATGTATAAAAGAGTATAA
- the mcrB gene encoding coenzyme-B sulfoethylthiotransferase subunit beta: protein MLHYEDRIDLYDERGKLLEENVPLEAISPLKNPTIEKIVNDIKRSVAINLAGIENALKTGAVGGKACFCPGRELDLPIVENAEIIAEKIKRMVQIEEDDDTVVKLINGGKQLLLQLPSKRLRVAADYTVSALIGGGATVQAIVDAFDVDMFDAPVVKTAVMGRYPQTVDFHGANIATLLGPPVLLEGLGYGLRNIMANHIVAVTRKKTLNAVALASILEQTAMFETGDALGAFERLHLLGLAFQGLNANNLTYELVKENGKDGTVGTVVASVVERALEDGVIRPLKTMPSGFTVYEPVDWALWNAYAASGLVAAVIVNVGAARAAQGVASTVLYYNDILEYETGLPSVDFGRAEGTAVGFSFFSHSIYGGGGPGTFHGNHVVTRHSKGFAIPCAAAAMCLDAGTQMFSVERTSALVGTVYSAIDHLREPLKYVAEGAVEVKEKEKVI from the coding sequence ATGTTACATTATGAAGATAGAATAGATTTGTATGATGAAAGAGGAAAGTTGTTGGAGGAAAATGTTCCATTAGAAGCGATAAGTCCTCTAAAGAACCCAACAATTGAGAAAATAGTCAATGACATTAAGAGGAGCGTTGCTATAAACTTGGCAGGAATAGAAAACGCTTTAAAGACTGGAGCTGTTGGAGGAAAGGCATGTTTCTGTCCAGGGAGAGAGTTAGATTTACCAATTGTAGAAAACGCTGAAATTATTGCTGAAAAGATTAAAAGAATGGTTCAAATTGAAGAAGATGATGACACAGTTGTTAAGTTAATCAACGGAGGTAAGCAATTACTATTACAATTGCCATCAAAGAGGTTGAGAGTAGCTGCTGATTACACAGTATCAGCGCTGATTGGAGGAGGAGCAACTGTTCAGGCAATTGTTGATGCCTTTGATGTAGATATGTTTGACGCTCCTGTAGTAAAAACAGCAGTTATGGGGAGATACCCACAGACAGTAGATTTCCATGGTGCTAATATCGCTACATTATTAGGACCTCCAGTTTTATTGGAAGGATTAGGTTATGGTTTGAGAAATATTATGGCAAACCATATTGTAGCAGTTACAAGGAAAAAAACATTGAATGCTGTTGCTTTGGCATCAATATTGGAGCAGACCGCAATGTTTGAAACGGGAGATGCTTTAGGGGCATTTGAAAGATTGCACTTATTAGGTTTAGCATTTCAGGGATTAAATGCCAACAACTTAACTTATGAGCTTGTTAAGGAAAACGGAAAGGATGGAACAGTTGGAACTGTAGTTGCTTCAGTTGTTGAAAGGGCTTTGGAGGATGGGGTCATAAGACCATTAAAAACAATGCCTTCTGGTTTCACCGTTTATGAACCAGTTGATTGGGCTTTATGGAATGCCTATGCTGCGTCAGGTTTAGTTGCTGCAGTTATTGTTAATGTTGGGGCAGCAAGGGCAGCTCAAGGAGTAGCTTCAACTGTCCTCTACTACAACGATATCTTAGAATACGAAACTGGTTTGCCAAGCGTTGATTTTGGTAGGGCAGAGGGGACAGCAGTTGGTTTCTCATTCTTCTCTCACTCAATATATGGAGGAGGAGGGCCTGGAACATTCCATGGAAACCACGTCGTTACAAGACACTCAAAAGGATTTGCTATCCCATGTGCTGCAGCTGCAATGTGTTTAGACGCAGGAACTCAAATGTTCTCAGTTGAAAGAACATCAGCATTAGTAGGAACTGTTTATAGTGCTATTGACCACTTAAGAGAACCACTAAAGTATGTTGCTGAAGGTGCTGTAGAGGTTAAAGAGAAAGAAAAAGTAATTTAA
- a CDS encoding CopG family ribbon-helix-helix protein, giving the protein MERISLTIEKNLLKEVDEIINKERISRSEFIRRALEYYVKKYDWLSRIESKIGEITVIYNSKAVEDIVKLESQYKDIVIISLEIPFEGKIIRMIAIKGQRDRIIEFTNKLKGISSVELAQLTTISIE; this is encoded by the coding sequence ATGGAGCGGATTTCATTAACCATCGAGAAAAATCTATTAAAGGAAGTTGATGAAATTATTAATAAGGAAAGAATATCCCGTTCAGAATTTATAAGAAGAGCTTTGGAATACTACGTAAAAAAATACGACTGGTTGAGTAGAATTGAATCAAAGATTGGTGAGATAACCGTTATATATAACTCAAAGGCAGTTGAAGACATCGTTAAATTGGAAAGCCAATATAAGGATATTGTAATTATATCCCTCGAAATTCCATTTGAAGGAAAAATTATTAGGATGATTGCGATTAAAGGGCAGAGGGATAGGATAATAGAATTTACAAATAAATTGAAAGGTATTAGTAGCGTTGAACTTGCTCAACTAACCACAATCAGCATTGAGTGA